GCCTACCGTTTTGACGTGCTGCGCGGAATTCATAGAGAAACATGGTCTAGTCGACGGTATATATCGTCTTAGTGGCGTAACGTCCAACATTCAAAAATTGCGGAACGCCTTCGACGAAGATAGGGTACCAGCGTTGCATTCCGATGAGAGCATTCTGCAAGATATCCACTCCGTAGCATCGTTATTGAAGATGTACTTTAGAGAGCTGCCGAATCCATTGTGCACGTATCAACTTTACTCCACTTTCGTCAATGCGGTTCAAGCCAGTAGCGACGCAGAGAGATTGAGACGTATGAGAGACGCGGTTAGAAAGCTACCGCCACCACATTACAGGTAGTTTTATCCATATTTCCATTTTCGTTACGTTCACCTGTCGCGGCAACGAGTCGACGATTTATTCTAATCTTTATCAAATTATGTACGCAGGACACTGGAATATTTGATGCGTCACCTGGTGAGGGTAGCCGCGCGTGGCACGGAAACAGGTATGACTCCGCGCAATGTGGCCATCGTCTGGGCGCCAAATCTCTTGAGGTGCAAGGAGCTGGAAGTGGGTGGTGTAGCGGCCCTTCAGGGTGTCGGAGTTCAGGCGGTCGTGACGGAATTTCTAGTCTGCTACGCGGAACTCATATTCGGGGATGGTCCTGTTGGCAGACCAAAGTCTTTGGCGATCACCACGTCCGCGCGATTGCTTACTTTGGAGGAAGCGCGCAACAGAAGTCTCAGAGGCGAGCCTGATTACATAGAGGTTGGAGCGGGTCCGGCTGGCCTTCCTTTGCGCTATCACACTGTCATAGAGCTGCCACGCAAACGAAATGGCTCGAAACGATCGCCCTCGCTAAATTGGAGGGCGCTATTTGGTAGGGGCGCTGTCGGAAAAACGAGGCAAATTGGCACGCCACCTCAAGCGGAAACAGTGCCAAGTTCCTTGAACTCTTTGCGACGCCTGAGACCCGTCAAAAGCGCCGACAGTTTAGACGGCGAAGATGGATTGGGTCCGCTTTTAGGAGGACCACCTCCCATCAGAACCTGCGGTCACAGTCGATCCGTCTCGCACGATTCGTACTTTGATCACTTGGCTGATGCGCCTAACGCATCTTCGCCGTTGGATCTCTCAGAGATACAACTTAACTTCGATCTCGAAGAACGAGAGATGAGGATGCTTTCGGAGGAGGAAGGTGGCGGAGTGGCGTCGGTAGAAGCGTCACCGCGTCGGCAGAGAACCGAAGGAAATCAATGTGCCGCCGCGACCGGCGGGTCTAAGAGGAAACGATCTCGCTTAGAAGAAAGATTGCATTGCGACGTCGAGTTGCGTTTCATAGACAGCCAAAGTCCTGATCAGGTGATTAACATAAATTAGTCTCAGTCATTTTCTATATGCACGTCATGTCTAATCTATCGAATCTTTCAGGTCATGGTGTCGACAAGTGCGGATATTCACAGTATCGAAACACCGTCTCCGTTACAAACCCCAGGTTATCTACCGTTGTTGTCGGAAGCCTCTACGCCATTAACGCCCGCTACGTTGCAGGGCACGTCTCACTCTACGTCGCCGGTACCAGCTAATAGCCCCAGAATAAGTTTTCGAAGTTTCACTTTGCCGTTAGAGATTGGCGACGAGCGCGACGGAAGTAATACGAATAAGTTGAAGGAGACCAGTGCGTCATCTTCTGAAAAGTCGTCGGATCCTAGCCATAGGTTGTCTATAAATTTAGAAGACCGAGATAAGAGATTGGAGCCATGTGAGAAGATTATAGCTTATGATGGACGCGTGGAATTGCACGATAGAAACGCGACCACATCGCGTACCGAAAATCGCGTCGCGAGTCAATCGAGCGCGGTCGCTTCGATTTTCAACGATACAGAGATGACACCGTGTAACAGATTATCCTCCTCTTCGTGCGAAGAAGCTGTAACTAGCGGAGTTGCCGCATCCCGTAAGGACGTAACACAGCTGAGTTTGCATTCTGTGGAGATCTCATCTAAAtcgtataaagaaaaagaagaggcgGCTAACGAACGCGACGAGTCTACTGATTCACCAAATAATCTTACCGCGGTGGCTGATTTGCCGAGGTTGCCATCCAATACGACCGATCTCGATTCTCCCATGTCGTGCGAACAAACTCTACAGGAGCTGCAGGAGTCTGGATTCGTAATTTGCGACAGCTCCGACAAAGTGTTCACCAATACGGAAAATCCGCGCGCGACGAGTAGCAACAACGACTCCGGCGACTGGGTGATTGTTGGAGGAACGGCAGCTAATTCCTTTATAACACCGATCAGCGAATCGACTAGTCCCAACGATTCCTTTGTGGAAAGCGACGCGAATCCAGCGTCGGAGAATGTTCCTGAAACACTGCTGGAGCTCACGCTGCCTCCGACCGCGGACGCGTTCCGTATGGGAATGACTTCCGACAATTCGACGGGAAGTCGTGCATCGATGCAGGAAAGCGAGGAGATGATACTCGATGTTACCGATACGAAGAAGTATACGAGTCATGGGCTCGAACGAGAAGAGGCTGAGTCGCAGACAAGTTTTGGTCTCGTAAACGAGGATAATCTCGCGGACGACACCCATTCTCGACTGCGCGATCGAGAGAATGGCAATCGATATTCCTGCACGGATGTTAATTCGGGCCAAGAGTCTAACGCGAGGGAGCAGCAGCAACAGGTTCGCGCGTGTTACATCGAGGCGGACAATGCGAACGTATTTGGTACAAATCGGAACGAGATACGTGACGATAAGGAGCTGTTTGCGGAAACGGAAACCTTTGAGAACTATCGCCGTCTGTCGAGGGACACGAGCGCGCAGCAGCGTGATTGCGCGACACGCACTTTACACGTCACGAATCATCCGCGATTCTCGAATAAATCCGAGGGAAATCAGGAGACGAGCGTTACGCGAGACGATCGTGACAACGACCATTGTACGAACGGACTGTCAAAGAAGTGCCAAAGTTTCGGATACAATAATTCGCAGAAGCAGCAGAGTAATACGCAACAAATACGCAAATGCGCTTCCAAACGTGGCGACGAGGGTCACAAATGCGTCAGCTTGCAAGCTAATCAAATACGAGGCAACATCGAAGTGAGGATTCCTTCGGAGAACGCAGCCGAGCCTTGCGAGGTGGCACACGCGCCAGAAGGGGCGTCCGAGGTGATGGAACGGACGTTGGACACGTCGAGCACATTCACGAACACCTTGTCGCCGGCCATCGACGACACGGTGGTTCTTCCGCCACGAGACACCGCGGCGATTTTGCAGGAGCTAGCTCTACAAAGATTATCCGGAGGCGCGGTAGGGGACGCGTCTACGCCTGTAAGAAGAAAATACGAAAGCGAAACAGTCAGAGAGCGAAGGAGCTTTGATTCGGAGATCGGCAGGGAGATCGTCCGAGAGAGTAAGATGAGACAAGAATTGGATTGCGCGAGGGGCAAATCCGAGGAGCCGTCGCAGCATTTACCACCTTGCTTGCGGGCGCGTCACGCGAGGGCGACTCGAGCGGCGCTGAGCCGCTCCCTGGACGAGGCCAAGTTCAATCGAATGACGAAGGACATCTCGTTGTCGGTGAAACCGACGTCCGAGGACGTGCAGCATTGCTCGACGCCTAACGTCGGCAGCAGCTCCGGCACCTGCTCGAGCGCCTCCGAGAAGATCCAATTGCGAAATCTCGGCGGCCTAGACCTGGGGGACCCGCAGTGTAGAGAAAGAATCGAAAAGTACAAAGAGGAGAGAAGGACGTTCTTGAGGGACAAGTATCGGTCGGAGAGTTTCCGTGGAGTTTCATCGAAAACCGAGGACGACGGCGAGCAGGCGTTATTAACCAGGTTGAAACAGAGGGCTACGAGACCCTCTCTTCATTAATGAAATCCGGTCTTCGTAAGACAAGGAAAAAAAGGGAGCCAGGGTTCCCTCGTTCTCTATAGTAGTATAAATAAGTTCTTGAGCAGTTAACGCGTAATGCGATATCCATTATCTACCTGCATCTTAGAACAAGTGCAAATTGTAGGGCGGCTGTCGAATTAATCAACCGTATGACCAAATTCAACCTCGTTCTTAACGCCACGTCTGCTTTTGTTTTCGAATACACAGCAACTAATTAGAATGACGGAACGTCGAGTAAACGTATATCCAAACGGTAATAATAGAGACGGCGTTATCTTAAATTACATAACTTTACCgctcgtatatttttattgaatttatatccCAGGTATGTACGCTAACTTGGGCTTATTTGTACTACTCACGAATGCGAATGCCGCTTTTGCATTCGATGACATATTGTTTATGTAATTCTGCCAAACGCTCTTTCACTAGATCCACTGAACCGCTTTCACTTGAATCTCACCGATGCCGCGGCCTTATCGCGGTTGATAATGAAGGTGAATTACGACGAGGATGATAAAACGAGTTACGCGATCCATGACTCATCTTCATATCGTCGATCGCCATTGTTAGCTGAATTGTACGAATGCTTTTAAAgctcattattaatttattacgaacTCGAAGGAaagtattcatttttattattgttagaaGCTTTAAAATAACGATCctctttgtaattattattattattaatattattatttgatttttatatttacttatattctTTGTACTGTTACGCTAGCGAAGAAAAAACGCGCACGCGCATGTAACATTTCAGCTGCTTTGTATGTACCAGAGTCAACAATATCTCGTGCAGGTTCTCACGACGTCGCGCGAGACGTTGGACTCACCTGTTGCTTTTACACCGTAGGTAAaaatctctttaaaaaaaattgtacatcttggaattttattttttagagagATTCCTTTACGAGCCGCGTAAAATCTGGTCGCCTTTTTACAGCGAAATTGTAACTTTACCGAAATTTAGATGAGTATTTTTCTCTCGCGAGTGAAAAATTTCTGGTACATACATAAAGTTTAACTAAATTGCGCTTTGCGAGTTGGTCGAGGGAGTCTCGACGAACTCGCTCGCGCGACGTTAAACCGGGCGTTTCATTCGCGCGCCAATGTTACTCTCGCGTTATGGACTGGTCCATAATGACGACATCCACAGATATATCTTTTGAAAACATGTTAATTCTCTCGGTTAGTTAATATGTGTGTAACATATTGATTTCTATAACAATGCGCTTGTCGACGGAAGGCTAGCTTAAAATCAAGATTACTATCGGATTATTAAAGTGGTTCTTCTAATCTTAATATCCTAAGTGTGTATCGCGCGCATTGGCCTCgcgttttattacatttcgaTTACTAAGCAGCAGCTCTGCTGCTCACACATCGCCTCATCTCATTTCTGTTACGTCGCACGACGCTTTAGAGCGATGGTTCATACGTTTTTAGTTTCCTTTTATCccattttattatctttattttcgatttttaatcGGTCTCTTCTGTGAAAAAGAGAACGATGATGTTTTCGCACgcggaaatgtttttttttttttgttttgttttctATAAAGGCTTAGCAAACTgagcgtttctttttttttaagcacgGTTCGAGAACTGTTCAATAAGACTGGGACTAATTGTCGACGCTAATTGTTGAGTACGATTTCAGTGATGCTCGCGTCTGGCGGACCTGCGGACGCGATgaacaaattacaatttaatactCGGAGAGCCTTACGCTGAAATACGTTTTGATCTCTTACAAATtctcaagatatttaattaagattattagtGATTAGAAACGATGACGTTTAAAATCTCTTGCATGCGTAGTGAGGACTTGAAAAACCGTGGTTTTCGTTTCGAACACGTGactgtttctttttaatgtcggttaattaacgttaaaatattttttttgtcggcTGAATGGTACGGCAACCAAGAATTGATACCGTCAACGATCGCGGTGTTACCGTGCTTTCCCCGTGTCATCGTTCGCGTGTCTCGTATCCCCACTCGAATATCTCAGTCGTGTATCTCTATCGTGCAAATCTGTAAGCAGTGTTCAGGCACGCGTAGTGCACgtttattaaaacttattgactgttaatgataaaatacttAGAGATTCAATAGTCGTGCTTGCGCGCGCGCTTCCCTGGATTCTTTTATCCGAGATGGTAATGGCCTAActagagagggagagagagagagagagagatatgtcTAGACAACGCCTGAAAACCCCTTACAAATGAGGTACCTAATGACTTATGCACAATATAACGCGCAATAATGATACATCCGCGAGCgatgtgtatttttaataagctgAGATTCCGCAGTCTCGCAAAATAGTCTGTAGAGATCCTTATTAAGGgcacgagaaagagagagagagagagagagagagagagagagagaaacgataCGAAACAATATTAAGAGCCGTATAGAAAGTAAAGAGTTCCCTATAAAACgacacacacagacacacacacacacacaacacaaAGACTAATTCTCTAATATTCAAAggctaatatatatatatacatatacatatatacatatacacacatatatatatatatatgtatatatagacatatagtAATCTTGTTTTTGAGTGTAGGAGGCTCACGCCTCATCCGGCTGGGCGCATCTTTGCCCCCCTTTAGTTATAATcgcatttaataataataattgtttccGTTATGAGAGACTACTGTTTgtcgattataattataatatatgcaagttgtacgtgaaataaatataaatgctgTAAACATCGGAGGAAGATGGGACGCATATGTTTCTTCGAATTTCCGCGTCCCTCGTCTCCCTTGTCTCCCTCGTCCATGCTGTGACGTTGGTAATTAACGACGggactataataattaataattgtgcgGGTTGTAtcaatatttccttttttaatttcgtccGACAAACCGGACGCTCCGTACCcctccgtcgtcgtcgtcttcgtcgtcgtcgtcgtcgtcattgcCCCACGAGCAGCCTCGACTGCTTTCGAGCGGTCTTGAGGCGAGCTCACTCGACACGTATAAAGGACCTTTAGTCTTTACTTCTTTAAACGCTGTGATAGAGTGGATGAAAGGTGGGGTGCCACTCGACCGGCGGCGGAAGAGGCCGCGGGTGCCCTCGCCGAGGGGGCACGAGTTCGCCTTTATATCGTAGAACGAGGGCCACTCGAGAGGCCAGGAAGCGCCGAGGTGAGGGCGACTCCGTGACTATCACCGGATCTACCGcggcaattatttttaaacacgCCGTGTAGATAGGGATCTCTTTTAAGTACcaaaaatgagagagagagaaagagaaagagtgtTTCGCGCGGGGTGCCCAGGTCTTCACCTTGTAGCTTATAGCTCGCGTGCGGGGTAGAGTggcttttaaacaaaaatcgcgCTTACTCGAAACGAGACGACTGATTAGGAGCGCGCCGAGAGACAACATAGGCGGCATTTTCGACACGGGCCTTTCATCCTCGCCGCGTGTCGCTCCTCGCCATCCACGCTCCTCTCGCCACGTCGCTCCTTCCCCGAGAGGCAAGCGCGCTTTCACGGTGCGCAAATCGAATCAGAACGCCCCCGCAGGGTCGACGACAATGTTATTTGTTAGCGGAAGCGTCGTAGTAACCGGAGCTTGAAACGAGGCCAGATTGCCACTGTGATCGAGTTAAACGGCACGTGGGCAGTAACGCCGTTGTCTCTATAGCGAGTATCTCCTCTCCTTTCCTCTCGCCTCCGTATATATCACGTGTCTTCCGTGTTCTCTTCTTGTGTGCCATATCCTCCCGCGAATCAAGCAGGAATTTTCGcgtgaaaagaaagagagagaaaaaagagttTTTTTTGCGGCCGGACTGAAAACTCTCTCGGCCGACGGCTGTGGGGGGGTTTTAGGCGGCTTTATTTCGGGGATCGTTGGAGAGCCGCGGATTGACACGCGGCGACGTCTTGACAGCTTGTTAGGCTAACGGTTCACCGGGTTCACCCTCGACTCTGCTCCTCGAGGCCCAATTCGCTCGCCcctttctttgtttttttttcatcttttttttcgagCGGATCAAATTGATCTTTGATCGACGCGTATCATTGCGCGCGCTCCGATATAAATTCTTCGCAAATCTGTCGCCACCATTGATGGATTCCTAGTAATGTATAGTCGAATGACgtcgaaagaaattaaaattttggtcGATTCGACATTGAAGTTGCAGCAAATATCAACGAACCTTCAACTATCGTTTCAACTTTTCGTTTCAATGTCGAAACGACCTTGTTTCATAGCGATTTTTCTACGCTGATTTGAATCCaggattatataataagaactACAATAAGTATCCCATCGACTCTGGGCGAAAATCGTAGGTTGCCCATCTTTCGCCGGCCGCGTTTACGCGCCTCGCACGGGCGACCTACGGTTACATTCGGGCATCGATACCCGCCGAACCCCGGCGactgaaaataatgaaagtaaTGGGAACACGCCCACTGCATTTAGCCCGCCGAACTAAAGCGCGCCGCGCTCTGTAACCCCTTGTTGCAACACCCCTTCCACAcacgagagagggagagagagagagagagagagaggaccgCGCCGCTCGCTGGCGCCTTGCCCGTCCTCACTCTCGTTCTATGCCCTATTGGCCATTGTACCTGCCACTTCATTGTcctttatttcattattttcgcCGCATTCCGCTCCGTCTCCCTCGACGAGGGGCGCGAAATCTCCCCCTTTATTTACGTACCGTAATAATAGACGTCTTAACGGAATTTAATAAACGTCATAAATGGCCCCGTGATCTCATTTAGTTTACCAGCTTACCTGGCCAGCCTGGCAACGCCGGCGTTATCTTCCCGAGCATCAAAGGCCAAGTCCCCCCTCCGTCCCCCTGCCACCCCAGCGCGCGCTACTGATCCCAGACCTTCGTGTTTCGTTCGCGATAGAGTCACCTCAAACGCGGCGTCGCTCGGAAGAAATCGCGAGATTCCGAAAGAGCCGTGCTCTTCTTCGAGTCGCTATAAACGCGCCACGAAGCGCGACGTCGATACAaactctctctccctccccccctctgtctctctccttcccctCTCTCCCACCGAGATCTTTCGCCAGAAGGGCCAGAAGTAAATCTCGCGCGGATTGATCTCGCGCACGGACGCGACGCCGACGCGCGTATCCATCTATCCGATGTGTATCCGAGAATGTACCCCGTGATTTCGTCCCGATAACACGATTACGATCCTCTCTTCGTCCTCTTTCTCCACCCCCGCGAATCAACGGCGAGAAGGGAAAGTAGGGaaggagaggagaaggaggggAAGGAGGGATGGAAGCGTGGCACGGCGCcaccctctctcctctctctctctctctttctctttctatacGCATCCCGCTGCCCCCGAACTCGACAGCCGACAGAGTAGCTTCGCTCGCTCTGATCCCTCGCAATTACTTCCCATTATCTGGGTATTAGGATTCACCCCAACTGGAAGCACGACGTGCCCCGCAGGCACCTCACCGCCTGCgtgacacgcgcgcgcgctcgttgGAAAATCTCTACCGTCCG
The nucleotide sequence above comes from Temnothorax longispinosus isolate EJ_2023e chromosome 4, Tlon_JGU_v1, whole genome shotgun sequence. Encoded proteins:
- the Cdgapr gene encoding uncharacterized protein Cdgapr is translated as MPGPSTQERPRAHRLTDIESQTKGLSGNRTDDFGTPVSSGSNMSSIARFPKLDECAHFHYEHVELGTLEVSVNEGSNDSESYAVRITSGDACWTLQRSYDNFVMFDKQLHRCIFDRKFSSLTKLPDVRPKNACDILKDYLTRFSLLNHEGLNCGPVLNWLQLDNRGRRILVPESDSCPINTPAVAAAYAVRPYTAQAQDEISFQVGDMISVIDMPPPGESTWWRGKHGFAVGFFPAECVAVIGDKVPRHLTVSTTVRSRLPVKPVLRKHGKLIAFFRSFILNRPSRRRLKQSGILRERVFGCDLGEHLLNSGQDVPTVLTCCAEFIEKHGLVDGIYRLSGVTSNIQKLRNAFDEDRVPALHSDESILQDIHSVASLLKMYFRELPNPLCTYQLYSTFVNAVQASSDAERLRRMRDAVRKLPPPHYRTLEYLMRHLVRVAARGTETGMTPRNVAIVWAPNLLRCKELEVGGVAALQGVGVQAVVTEFLVCYAELIFGDGPVGRPKSLAITTSARLLTLEEARNRSLRGEPDYIEVGAGPAGLPLRYHTVIELPRKRNGSKRSPSLNWRALFGRGAVGKTRQIGTPPQAETVPSSLNSLRRLRPVKSADSLDGEDGLGPLLGGPPPIRTCGHSRSVSHDSYFDHLADAPNASSPLDLSEIQLNFDLEEREMRMLSEEEGGGVASVEASPRRQRTEGNQCAAATGGSKRKRSRLEERLHCDVELRFIDSQSPDQVMVSTSADIHSIETPSPLQTPGYLPLLSEASTPLTPATLQGTSHSTSPVPANSPRISFRSFTLPLEIGDERDGSNTNKLKETSASSSEKSSDPSHRLSINLEDRDKRLEPCEKIIAYDGRVELHDRNATTSRTENRVASQSSAVASIFNDTEMTPCNRLSSSSCEEAVTSGVAASRKDVTQLSLHSVEISSKSYKEKEEAANERDESTDSPNNLTAVADLPRLPSNTTDLDSPMSCEQTLQELQESGFVICDSSDKVFTNTENPRATSSNNDSGDWVIVGGTAANSFITPISESTSPNDSFVESDANPASENVPETLLELTLPPTADAFRMGMTSDNSTGSRASMQESEEMILDVTDTKKYTSHGLEREEAESQTSFGLVNEDNLADDTHSRLRDRENGNRYSCTDVNSGQESNAREQQQQVRACYIEADNANVFGTNRNEIRDDKELFAETETFENYRRLSRDTSAQQRDCATRTLHVTNHPRFSNKSEGNQETSVTRDDRDNDHCTNGLSKKCQSFGYNNSQKQQSNTQQIRKCASKRGDEGHKCVSLQANQIRGNIEVRIPSENAAEPCEVAHAPEGASEVMERTLDTSSTFTNTLSPAIDDTVVLPPRDTAAILQELALQRLSGGAVGDASTPVRRKYESETVRERRSFDSEIGREIVRESKMRQELDCARGKSEEPSQHLPPCLRARHARATRAALSRSLDEAKFNRMTKDISLSVKPTSEDVQHCSTPNVGSSSGTCSSASEKIQLRNLGGLDLGDPQCRERIEKYKEERRTFLRDKYRSESFRGVSSKTEDDGEQALLTRLKQRATRPSLH